accaaaacaatcaGCAACTAGTTCTGCAGACTAACCTAAAAATGCATCAGAAATTACAACAAGCTAACTTCGACTAGTATGTGTCAAGGACAGAAATTGGGGTCCTCCAAAGGCTGCATAGTGCTTTGTTTTGGATTTAAATTTTGGCTTTTAGGTAAATAGACAGTGAGCTCCAAAGACCAAAGAAGATTTCTTTCAGTAAATCAGCTTCATCATCTAATTTTactacaattgattttttgctAGATTGAAATCCTTCAAATTGGTGGGTAATGAGAAAGGAAAGAACCTAATCCTCCCAAAGATAGGATGTATTGACCTTTGGGCCAGTGAACTTTTATAgtcaataaataattaaatattagaaTAATGCAAACGCATCCTATATATTAAGGTGAAATTATTTTTACCGAGTGTATTAGACATTGTTCTTACATAAAATGAACCTTACATCTATACATAGAGTATAGTACACGGAGTTTTTACGAAAAAATGGATTCTtgttaattattgtttaaaatttaattacaaatttctCCTTTTATTTGTAATCTTGTAGGGTCTTCCCTGGCTAAGAAAATGGGCTGTCATACTCATGcacttagtgtgtgtttgggttgGCGTTGCTCTGCGTTttcacactttttattttttattttttacatatcAGGCGTTTTGCAGAAAAGGGAGACAAACAGTACTGTAGTggtactgtagcagtactgtttaTGGGACCCACAGCcactttattcattaaaaaatattaaaaatgggtcccaaggtattatttacacatttaaaaattaattttgctacagtattttcagttttcagttttagcaacaataagttcaatccaaacacacccaaGTATAGCGCATTTTATAATCAAATGGGTGATCAACATATGTGACCTAAaactttttgtaattaaaataaaattcgcttttttattccttgtattCTATAGTTTgatgcataatattttttttaagcgtATCACCTAACTCATTAGAGacaattttttgagaaatttatgGTGTCGTTACAGAAAAAATTGCAGACCATACCACCGGAGATATAGCTGATGATTTTTACTATCATTTTAAGGTATGGTTAATTCatgttattgtattttattgGTTTCTTTAATTTTGCCCGGCCCCTCCCCGCTTCGCTCCATACGGGTTTTCCtgccccgcaaaggtggtggggtggggatggggcaagactTTAGCCCTATACTATAGAGCAGGGcgggatgggtttagactttttagacccgcCTCGCCTCACCTTGTTCCCACCCTACCCCGCgttaataaaagttttaattgtaaatttttataccctaaaaccctattatttaaacaaacatattaatattaacttattttattctacgcAATGTGACTCTCTACCTctattttgttatgtattatactatgagattttaggttttgttgtgatattgtcttattaaacacttggataatatttattagttttttgctaaatattagtttgatttgatgagataaatttagttgtaatttcaagtatatttttattaaggaagcatgttttattaaaaaaaattgtaatagttgtGGGGCAAATTAACAAGAAGTAGAGTTTTACAGGGTAGAGTGAGGCTTCACTCGGCCCTAAGAGGTGGGATGAGGCAAGAAAATTTTCCTGTCCTGCCCCATTGCCATTCCTATTTCTTACAcatcaaaaagaaattaaaaaaaaaagactatataCCTATATACTCCACATCCACTATATTGCAGTTGAAACTTTGGCTTTTCTTTTATACATTAAACTAATGAAAAGACTGAAAAATGTTTCAGGGGGACATAGCTTTGATGAAAGAAATTGGTTTAGACTTCTTTAGGTTCTCTATCTCATGGTCCAGAATACTACCTAGTAAGAGCATTGCTTAACTCAacctttgtcatttttttttactaagagCCTACaaaaacatgtaattttttggggaaaaaatatCTTTATTTGGTAATGTATTCAAAGTAACATATAATCCTATGTATAAAGCTTAATTTTGTCCTCAGAGGGAAAAATCAGTGGGGGAGTGAACCAAAAAGGAATCACATTCTACAATAACCTCATAAATGAGCTATTGTCTCAAGGTGAAATTTCCCTCCCTCTCACATGCTTCTCATAAAGCtaatcataattattttttttaatttttttttcccaatttagGTCTCTTCCTAATATTgactatataatttattaatcaGGTTTAAAACCTTTTGTAACTCTATTCCATTGGGATGTTCCACAAGCCCTTGAAGAGGAGTATGGTGGATTCTTGAGCCAAAACATAGTGTAAGTTTTGAAGCACACATTAAATCTATTATGAAATTAGTATATATGCAATCTGATTAATCAGCAATCCATAAATGCCTATAATTAGGGATGATTATCGGAACTACGTGGATGTCTGTTTCAAAAAATTTGGTGATAGAGTAAAGTATTGGGTCACAATTAACGAGCCAAATACATTTTCCATTGGGGGCTACGTAACAGGAATTGAAGCACCTGGTCGATGTTCTAACTATATCGGAAATTGCACATATGGGAACTCTGGGATAGAACCCTATATAGTGGGACATAATTTACTACTTTCTCATGCAACTGCTGTGAAATTATACAAGGAAAAGTATCAGGTATGTGCTTTTAgcaattatcaatttaaagagGATATGTCAATTTATGACTCACTAATTAATGAGCCATGTGTGTGTGAGACAGACATTGTGTTTAGCAATACTGGGTTGTGCTTTAGATTACAAAGAATACTAGCCTTGGTTTATTTGTGCTATTAGTACCTAGAAAACTATCCTAATCCTTCTTAAGCAAAAATGAGATAATCTACTGTGCTTcatatatattcttaataaGTTAAAAAGAAGGTTCAGAATATTGCAAAAGTTTTCTTTCATAATCTGAATTTGATTTTTGTAGGAATCTCAAATGGGAGAAATTGGCATTTCAGTACAAAGTTTTTGGAATTTGCCTAAATACCAAACAGTTGCTAGCATCAAGGCTGCCTTTAGAGGTCTTGATTTTAGGTTTGGATGGTAAGATTTATGACTTAATTTTATGCTAGACTCAATAATTCCTATAAATAAACGCATTTGTCTGCAAACATATTTGCAAAAGGCAAGTATTTTTGGCTTGAAGTAAAGTTAGTTAAGAGAAGCATTCTAAGCTATTCAgcaaaaaccaacaacaacaacgtaaGCATTCTAAGCGTAACTACGATAAGTTAATTTTGTGACAAGTCACAATCTTAAGATTTTAGATTTAAGTAGTTAAGGTATTGTCTCAACATAATTGTATCAAACCCTTATAAGGAGACTTGTTATTATTTCTATTATTTGTGTAGGTTTGTTGATCCAATTATTTTTGGTGACTATCCTGAGATCATGCGAGTTTTGGTGGGAACTCGACTACCTATATTTACTGAATCGCAATCCAAGATGTTAAAAGGTTCTCTGGATTTCCTTGGAGTAAATTACTATACTGCAAGATATGCTGATGACTCTACATCTTCTAGTAGCGTCAACCTAAGTTACACAACAGATAGCAACGTAAATTTGACTAGTTAAGCTCAAAATCCATAACCTTGATTTATATATTGGGTGATGCAAagaatatgtataaaaaaatttaaaaaaaattgatcattaGTCATCAAAAAGTATTCTaggtatttattttgttgaaatgacATAAATTATATTCATTGTCCCCTCAAATTGTAAGTCTTTTGTTGTTAAATTGGTagtcactttttcattttccttatatttttttttctaacactCATGTAGCCACTCTATTCAATGCCACAGCGGAGAAGGATGGCATTCCTGTTGGTCAACCAGtaatctctctcactctcacccaATGTTTGAATATAATAGTATTTTATCCCCTGTATATGCTAAGAAAACTATATAAATAATGGTTTTGTAGACCGCTGCTGATTGGTTGTTCGTTTATCCAAGAGGAATTCGAGAACTTATGCTATacgtaaagaaaaaatataataatccaCCTATTTACATTACCGAAAATGGTACGAAACTATCTTCATCCttcaatttaattgaaaatagtTATCTGATTTTAAATCAAATACATGTATACATTTATACTTTTCAGGAGTTGATGATAATGACTCATTGCCAATTCAAAAGGCTCTCAACGATAGCTTGAGGATAAAATACTACCATTGTCATCTATCAAATCTCTTGAAGGCTATAAGGTGAGTGACTTTGCATATAGTGTGTGTGAAGGAATTGTGGAGTTCAAACCACATGCAAAGGATACCATAAATTGTGCCATTATGATGATTGAGCTATTACTTGAACCCTAATATTGggtatattatatatgtgtgaTTAAGGAAATTCTATAATACCCATGTGTTTTTAGATATGGTTTCTCTACTAATAACGTGATTTAATTTTGTCACATTCATTAGTAAGTCACATTACACTGAGCATTAacttattttctaatattttaattttgtttttttttatcttaaacTATGATaagttcaattaaaatagtGTTTACCATAGATATGATGGTTGGTTCAGTCACATCACATGGTAACTTTCAAACATGCAGTAATAAGGTCATCCATGATGGTAACTTTATTATAATCACATGTCGCATAGAACGGTAACTCTGTAATGGGTATCATACCTCCCAAAACTAGGGACCCATGTGAGTCAAAGTTCcccataaaagtaaaataaacaaatttaaaaaataatatgtaaCTTAATTAGACCTAAATTCATATGctgaaaacttttattaatggtaactttggcaATATGTAAAGATAAGATTAAGACATGCTAACACTCccaactctttcttttttttttttttaatcaaaagcaATGCTCTTATTCTCATATTGGAAACtgatagaatatatatatatatatatatatatatatattacattttacCACCCTAGAATATCATAATTGTGTGTTTCAATAGTTCTAAGATATATATTAACGATTTGGTTTGGCAGGGCTGGGGTTGATGTGAGAGGATACTTTGCATGGTCATTTCTTGATAACTTTGAATGGGAATCTGGTTATACTCTTCGATTTGGCATCACTTATGTAGATTACAAAAATGGGTTGACAAGATACCTGAAAAGCTCTGCTTTCTGGTTTAAAAATTTTCTCCAGAAGGAAAATGTCATCCGAAGCAAACCTTTGTTGTACCAAGATAGTAGTTGAATTTATAGCAACTGATTTGTTAATCATATTATTCCCATTACAACTTGCATGTAAAAGAAGTTGTGGTCTTAAAATTAACATTGCTCATTTTGTATCATTAAAGGGCGATCAAGTTTCAAAGACTAGCGTTGATTTAGACCATTTCAAACACTATACACAATAACTATTGAagcaagaattttttatttgctttttaaACAAGACGAAAAAAAGTTGgcatataattaatatttaatgtaCATATATAATTATACACAAACTCTTTTGCGgacattaaataattaaatattaactacaaaattagttgtatcATTAGGTTATAAtcttaatcaataaaataaaaattattacatattttgaaaatttaattgttcaattgcatgttctttactctcttaatatacatgtcaaattttatatcaatcggatattatttactatatgatctataaacttatattttatgcataattttaaactacaaaaacttgtcatttaaaaaatttattgatgacataattattaatctttatttttctagaaattttgtaagtatagagattataagaaaaagatgtaatccaatagtgaatttgtcaaaatttatctctaataaaaagatattgaataaggttgtagttttaagttaaaatcaattttgtaactaaaatttgtcatatatatatatatatatatagagagagagagagagagagagagagagagagagagagagagagaggattctGGTCCactagatttccttaaatcttagacattttttaatgatttaataatttagaatttgtcaTGTCAACATTCCtttaaaaataatcttaattgttttgtttacaatattattttacaacatttttataacattttcataacaaatcataggtagttagttgttattggtttaaatttgaacttaacattaagattacttttttgccctaacaataactACCAGTaacacttaggatttgttgtaaaaatgttataaaaatattgtggacatataaTTTCTTTTCGACGTatcatttcttttaattattttaagagaaTTGTTAGTGAAATACTGATATGGCAGAATCTAGAttcttaaattataaaaaagttattaggatttaataaattttattgataagaatGTCTTAAGAAATCTAAAAGATCTGAATCCGATCCGTATATATAATCTTTTGTGGTTAGTTGGAGCTACAGACTAATGCAGCTAACGTTCCTCGTACTATACCTAACCATCCTGTATGATTTAAGGTTGTTGGTAGAAGGTAGCCATGTGCTATGGAAGGAAGgtattcaaaaataattatgagagaaaaagtaaataattaattatgataAAAGTGTATTACTATCATAATCCACGGGATTTTATCGGAATTTGATAGATATGCAAATGAAAATTGCATCTTTGTTGACTTTTTCAATTTCGCGTTCAACGTACTCCAAGTGGGGGAGCCATTAGGGGAGGGAAAATTTATAAATGACAAATTCACACGCATGTATATGAGTACTTGAgaccaatttaatttttattgaaaaaaaaaaattatgtgatttAAGTGATATTTTATTGCAAAGAAAACTAAATCATAGTTGTTATATTGTGTTTATCTGGTAGATGTTTTTTAAACATGCATAAGCCacttagtaatttttttttaagagttaagattCCACTTACAATTCACTTGAAAGaacttttttaattgttagactGACTTTAAACACAACTCatataaattatgatatttttgttaatatagactcttaaataattaaattgtaatatttctaaaactatattgtaaaatatatacttgaaatttcattattaactttaaataatataaatcattGGAGTTTATTATgttatcatttttatatttaattacttatatacaaatttacatgaagaagaatataaagtattatattaagaattttttattttttaatcacctTTGAAAAGGAATAatactgtttttttttaatttttttcttttataatttttttaacattgaaATAGagattaataaaataagaaatatttcttttttctttttcaaatgaagTTTGTTGTAGAAAAAATTTAGTGTATAACAATTTTGATGGGCCATGGGAGAATCCcataaatatttctttttctttttcaaatgaagTTTGTCatagaaaaaatttatagtgTATAACAATTTTGATGGGCCATGGGAGAATCCACCCCTGATCCACCGTTTCATGCACTCATCCCTTTCTTAACTTAgcaaacaaataattatgttTCTTGACAGAGACATAAagtttcacaacaaatttatgATAATGTGTTATTTAGTCTCACCGGCCATCACTAAAcactaatattatttatattgtaTATCAATCATAATATGCTTACACTTCAAtcgttgttaaaaaaagaaagttataaATTGTGTGACTAGTGACTAGATTTATTGATAGATGATGTAGAATTAAGTGGGAAAGGCTACCAAGGCGCATGTACCACATAATGTAaatatatcattaaaataaaataagactaGGGATACAAAATTTTAGAacttgttcatcaaaaaaaaaaaaaaaaaaaaatagaactttgttTACAACGGTTGACGTGTGATTGTGCATAGTAAAAGTAATAATTCATAATGAACCTATGAGCCTattaaaaagtgatattaatcaTATTATTCTCATCACAACTTGCATGTAAAAAAAGTTGGGATCTTAATTAACTTGCACATATTGTATTATTGAAGAGCGATCAAGTTTCAAAGACTAGAGTCGATTTAGACTTTTTCAAATTAATACTACCGAATAATTAAAGAAGCAAGAATTTTTGCTAAACAAGAAGCAAGAAAAGTTGGTGTATAATTAATGTCCACAAGTagattaagaaaattaaaattacaagtACATGGGCTGGATTGATAACCTACCCTTGATTGCAATTGGAATCGTGGAATTTGGAATAGCAACACATGGTATTAGATACCAAGGCGTACGATTAGTAATTAATAAGAGTTTGGACACAATCAAATGCAGACCTCAATATATTGAGCATTGAGCAACGTGATCTAGATGACCCAAATATATGTATATCCAATACAGGAAAGAGTGATGCTTaagtaaaacaataattttttttttttttttgagaaacagtaaaacaataaaattaagtaCACTGAATGAGTTGTGTAATTCAATGACTATATAAGTGTGCCTATTCTTCTGTGGTTGGACGATACAGGGGGGGTTGGAGAAAGACAGACATGGAAATACTTCGTCGTCGTCATCTCCTTTTGTATGTGCTGCTTTTTGTAGTCTATTTTTTCTCTTGCACTGAAAGTCTTAGTCGGAGAGATTTTCCAGCTGGTTTCATATTTGGAGGGGCCTCAAGTGCTTACCAGGTACATATGTCACTGCACTAACACTAATATTTACATGCTTTCAACTCTAATTACCTATGTTCTTATACTCATTATGTTTGGGGTACTCTTAATTTCTATTGAAAGTATGAAGGGGCTGCATATCAGCATGGAAAAGGACCTAGCATATGGGACACTTTCACCAGTGAAAAtccaggtctctctctctctctctctcatttttagtGAAGGGAAATTGTATTCAATCAACATGAATGTCCAAATGTACAAACAAAGGCAAACCAAGCAACTACTAGTTAGTTCTCCAGACCAACCTACATTTGCATcactaagagagagaaaatcatTCACAGCAATTAGTAATTCACAAAGATAAATATTGTTAATTACAACTAACTTCGACTAGAACCAAATCCACTCAAATATAGTGTTGACCTTTGGGCTAGTATACTTTAATAAATAGTAAAACAATACAATAATGCAAACTCCTCATAAAGATGAAATTATTCAATTCACCAAGTATTTTACACATTCATTTCACATAAAAGTGGGTCTTGCATGTAGGTTAGGTATATGAGACTGtattaatgaaaaagaaaggtatAATTTATTGTGTACAAAATAATGTCTCTTAAGGTTTGAACATTCCAGTCAAAGGGATTCTTGttaattattgtttaattaaaaattttccctATTATTTGTAATCTTATAGGGTCTTCCCTGCTAAGAAATGGCTGTCATACTCATATGTGACctgtatttttatttctatgcataactaaattttgatgtataacaatttttttttatgtagtgTACCACTTAGacaatttttttgagatattttaTGGTGTCATGACAGAAAAAATTGCGGACCATACTACAGGGGATATAGCTGATAATTTTTACTATCGTTTTGAGGTATGATTCATATGATTGTATTCTATTAGTCTCTTACACACCAAAAAGAATTATTCTGTTCTGTCCCTAGCTACCCTTCTACACATCCACTATATTGCAGTTgaaaccataattttttttcttttacttttcttcttcctttttgcaTTAAACTAATGAAAAGACCGGGAAATGTTTCAGGGGGACATAGCTCTGATGAGAGAAATTGGTTTAGACTTCTTTAGGTTCTCCATCTCATGGACCAGAATACTACCTAGTAAGACCACAACTCAACCTTTGCTATTTTCTTTGAAGTCCATTTAAAGGAATAGGCATAATTTCATGACCATTTTTTCTCTACTGAGAACCAACATAACATGtcattttagaagaaaaaaaaatatttttatatggtATATATTCCAAGTAACATGTAATGCTActaataaagtttaattttgtcCTCAGAAGGAAAAGTAAGTGGAGGAGTGAACCAAAAAGGGGTCATATTCTACAATAACCTCATAAATGAGCTATTATCTCAAGGTGAAATTTCACTCCCTCTCACACGCTACTCATAAAGCTAATCATAAATTGTAGTTTCAATATATGCCTCTTCCTAATATTGACTATAGTTCATTAATCAGGTTTAAAACCATTTGTAACTCTATTCCATTGGGACCTTCCACAAGCTCTTGAAGATGAGTATGGTGGATTCTTGAGCCCAAACATAGTGTAAGTTTTGACATACACATTTAAATCTATTATGCAATTAATAAATCTACAatctaattaataaacaattgatCAATCTCCTATAATTAGGGATGATTATCTCAACTACGTGGACTTCTGCTTCAAAGAATTTGgtgatagagtgaagttttggatcACAATTAATGAACCAAATTTATTTACCATTGGAGGGTATGCAACAGGCACCGCAGCACCTGGTCGTTGCTCTAATTATGTCGGAAATTGCACATATGGGAATTCTGGGACAGAACCCTATATAGTGGGACATAATTTACTTCTTTCACATGCAGCTGCTGTGAAACTGTACAAGAAAAAGTATCAGGTTTGAGcttttaacaattaattttaattaagtaaTAAATTTGAAGAGGATATACCAACTTATGACTGACTAATTAACTGTGTGTGAGtgatacacatatacacttagattaaactagagtaaaatttccatcttatatatatatatatatatatatatataaagaactttatgtgtgtgtgagtgagagagaaacACTGTGTTTACCTATTAATACCTATTAAACTATTTAATCCTTATGAATGagaaaaagataatatatattcttattatGGAAAAAAGATGGTTAATTCGTAATATTGCAAAAGTTGGCTTTCTTTATTGGATggaattatcttcttcttcttttttttttttttggtaggctTTTCAAATGGGAGAAATTGGGATTACAGTAGCGAGTTATTGGATATTGCCCAAATATCAAACGGTTGCCAGCACCAAGGCTGCATTTAGAGGCcttgattttaattttggatGGTAATTACTTAATTTTATACTAACCTAATGAATtcctataaataaaataagcacTTTTGTCTTTCACTGTTGTGACCTGAATTCCTATGAGttattaaaacattaaaacagatatcttaaataataaataaataaataactgcaATACACCGTAATTCATACATGCATGACTTAGGATTAAAACCCTGTTGCTGTTATtgtatacaaaaataaaaatattatatatctgTGCAATGGGTATGAAGATCATTTTGTAGCCTAGCACTTCATCACTTTACTTAGCTCATGACAATAAACATTAATGCACGTTTCCTTGCACGTAGGCTAAGTGGGAAATGaatattacattaaaaaaaagtgggaaatgaataaattgtaaattttctATGGATAACATTggctttgttttctttaaaaatatatttgcaaaGAGCATGCATTTTTGGTTTGAAATGAAGGTAGGTAACAGTAAACAGATGCATTTTAACTTCTAAGCCTATCTACCACGATGCACGATGCTAGCTTTGAATGTATGGTTCAGTCCCTTCTCTTGTGGTCTATCCATAATTGTTTCGTTCGAGAACAATGCATGGTTAGCCTATTAACTTACCAACATACTAATACTCcttcttgtcatttttttagacaaaattactacatattttatttCCACAGCTTTCAAACTCTACTTGAAAACCAAGGCCAATCTTTGTTTAAATTCTTTAGGGTAAAAGTTAATGGATGTCTTAAAGGTattagtttagaatttttttttttttttttttttttatgaaaaatgaaaaaagccactgattttttttactaattttttatattttctataaaaatggtatcaaaacGTTCTAAAAATAGTTTCGTTAAGAAATTTTTAAAGAGTATTTGTTAATCATACTCATTCTTTAATAACAAggtcaaaaatattattttacttaCTAGTCACACATCTCGTTTAATGTGCATTTGAGTTTATAATCGTGGCTTAATTCTAGAGTgagattctttttttaagtaatctAGGGGTTGTTTGATTCGTGATTTTAAATAacacttttcagtttttaaacagcattacatgtatttttatacattttttttatccacatgtattttcaaaaaatacaaataacgttaTTATAATAATGTTACCAAACGGCCCCTAGAGTGAGAATCTTGATATAAAGATTCTCACATCTCAGACTGTAAAATAAGCATTAAGCCATTATTTACACATAATGCAACATCCACGCTTACCTACCATCAAAATCTTAAATAATGTTGCATTATGTGTAAATAAATGCAGGCGTATACggataaaaagatatatatatatatatatatatattttttttttagaaactaaaaGATAGACAGGTGTGTATATGTAAACACATATTTTCTTCTAATAAATAATTTGGGGAATTATATTGCCTTCTTAAACGTTCTATACTTATAAAGTATTTATGACTACCAAAAAACACCCTATctcattataaaatatttaaatatttatatttcaaatattttgtacTTTAAAATCATactcaaatatataattttgtaaattagATAGTAAACAATATCcaattaacataaaatttagcTAATTAGATTGTAGTTTGATTCAATATTAGAAAACTTATAATAGATAAAGGAAATTTATCAGAATATTTATATGTGAGTAGTGTGGATAGTGTTACCAATTAAGTTACTATCTTAAACTTTTAATTAAGTCATCGAAGTAGTGTCCCAATATTTTGTATCAAACCCTCATGAGGAGACTTGTGattatttctattattattttcgtaGGTTTGTTAATCCAATAATTTTTGGTGACTACCCTGAGACCATGAGAGCTCTGGTTGGGACTCGACTACCTATATTTACTGAATTGCAATCCAAGATGCTTAAGGGTTCTCTGGATTTCCTTGGAGTAAATTACTACACCGCAAGATATGCAGATGACTCTACATCTTCTAGTAGCATTAACCTCAGTTACACAACAGATAGCCATGTAAATCTAACTAGTAAGCTCAAAACCCACAACCTTGATAAGccttataatttatattttgagtGGTGCTAGAAATatgtattacaaattttattacataaattttactaaaattatgTGTCATTAGTCTTAAAaagtatttctaacatttatTCTGTTGAAGTGGCATAAATTatattgattgtcatttaagtttgaaatttttttgtaataaaatttgtagtcgTTTTTGCATTTTGATCCTTATATTGTTTTCCCTATACTCATGTAATCAACCTATTTGATGTCACAGCGGAAAAGGATGGCATTCCTATTGGTCAAccagtactctctctctctctctctctctctctctctctctctctctctctctctctctctctctctctctctctctctctctctctctctctctcctctctctctctctctctctctctctgaagaGTATTATACTCCAACTCCATgtatatactaaaaaaaactatgttATAAATCGTTTTGTAGACCGCTACTAGCTGGCTTTACGTTTATCCAAGAGGAATTCGAGAACTTGTGctatatgtaaataaaaaatacaacaatcCACCTATTTACATTACAGAAAATGGTAA
This genomic stretch from Quercus robur chromosome 4, dhQueRobu3.1, whole genome shotgun sequence harbors:
- the LOC126724090 gene encoding beta-glucosidase 17-like isoform X9 codes for the protein METFVGSWRKSDMEVIHHHHHLFLYVLLFVVYFFSCTESLSRRDFPAGFIFGGASSAYQYEGAAFQHGKGPSIWDTFTREHPEKIADHTTGDIADDFYYHFKGDIALMKEIGLDFFRFSISWSRILPKGKISGGVNQKGITFYNNLINELLSQGLKPFVTLFHWDVPQALEEEYGGFLSQNIVDDYRNYVDVCFKKFGDRVKYWVTINEPNTFSIGGYVTGIEAPGRCSNYIGNCTYGNSGIEPYIVGHNLLLSHATAVKLYKEKYQESQMGEIGISVQSFWNLPKYQTVASIKAAFRGLDFRFGWFVDPIIFGDYPEIMRVLVGTRLPIFTESQSKMLKATLFNATAEKDGIPVGQPTAADWLFVYPRGIRELMLYVKKKYNNPPIYITENGVDDNDSLPIQKALNDSLRIKYYHCHLSNLLKAIRAGVDVRGYFAWSFLDNFEWESGYTLRFGITYVDYKNGLTRYLKSSAFWFKNFLQKENVIRSKPLLYQDSS
- the LOC126724090 gene encoding beta-glucosidase 17-like isoform X10, with the translated sequence METFVGSWRKSDMEVIHHHHHLFLYVLLFVVYFFSCTESLSRRDFPAGFIFGGASSAYQYEGAAFQHGKGPSIWDTFTREHPEKIADHTTGDIADDFYYHFKGDIALMKEIGLDFFRFSISWSRILPKGKISGGVNQKGITFYNNLINELLSQGLKPFVTLFHWDVPQALEEEYGGFLSQNIVDDYRNYVDVCFKKFGDRVKYWVTINEPNTFSIGGYVTGIEAPGRCSNYIGNCTYGNSGIEPYIVGHNLLLSHATAVKLYKEKYQESQMGEIGISVQSFWNLPKYQTVASIKAAFRGLDFRFGWFVDPIIFGDYPEIMRVLVGTRLPIFTESQSKMLKAEKDGIPVGQPTAADWLFVYPRGIRELMLYVKKKYNNPPIYITENGVDDNDSLPIQKALNDSLRIKYYHCHLSNLLKAIRAGVDVRGYFAWSFLDNFEWESGYTLRFGITYVDYKNGLTRYLKSSAFWFKNFLQKENVIRSKPLLYQDSS
- the LOC126724090 gene encoding beta-glucosidase 17-like isoform X1, which encodes METFVGSWRKSDMEVIHHHHHLFLYVLLFVVYFFSCTESLSRRDFPAGFIFGGASSAYQYEGAAFQHGKGPSIWDTFTREHPEKIADHTTGDIADDFYYHFKGDIALMKEIGLDFFRFSISWSRILPKGKISGGVNQKGITFYNNLINELLSQGLKPFVTLFHWDVPQALEEEYGGFLSQNIVDDYRNYVDVCFKKFGDRVKYWVTINEPNTFSIGGYVTGIEAPGRCSNYIGNCTYGNSGIEPYIVGHNLLLSHATAVKLYKEKYQESQMGEIGISVQSFWNLPKYQTVASIKAAFRGLDFRFGWFVDPIIFGDYPEIMRVLVGTRLPIFTESQSKMLKGSLDFLGVNYYTARYADDSTSSSSVNLSYTTDSNVNLTTTLFNATAEKDGIPVGQPTAADWLFVYPRGIRELMLYVKKKYNNPPIYITENGVDDNDSLPIQKALNDSLRIKYYHCHLSNLLKAIRAGVDVRGYFAWSFLDNFEWESGYTLRFGITYVDYKNGLTRYLKSSAFWFKNFLQKENVIRSKPLLYQDSS